The Methylococcus sp. Mc7 genomic sequence CCGCTCCCACTTCGACGCCGGCCAGTTCGTCAAGCAATGGGACGACGAGGCCGCGCGCAAGGGCTACTGTTTGTACAAGGTCGGCTGCAAGGGCCCGACCACCTACAACGCCTGCTCGACGGTGCGCTGGAACAACGGCGTCTCCTTCCCGATCCAGTCCGGCCACGGCTGCATCGGCTGCTCCGAGGAGAATTTCTGGGACAAGGGCTCGTTCTACGACCGCGTCACCGAACTCAACGTGTTCGGCGTCGAAGCCAATGCCGACAAAGTCGGGCTGGTCGCCGCCGGCGCCGTGAGCGCCGGCATCGCGGCGCATGCCGCCGTCTCGATCGCCAAGAAGAAAGACCTGGAAAAAGAAACTCAAGAATAAGGAACGGGGAACACCATGACCGTCACTCAAACACCCAACGGTTTCACCCTCAACGACAGCGGCAAGCGGATCGTGGTCGATCCGGTCACCCGCATCGAGGGCCACATGCGCTGCGAAGTGAACGTGGACGAACACAACGTCATCAGCAACGCGGTCTCCAGCGGCACCATGTGGCGCGGGCTGGAGGTCATCCTGAAGGGCCGCGACCCGCGCGACGCCTGGGCCTTCACCGAACGGATCTGCGGCGTCTGCACCGGCACCCACGCCCTGACCTCGGTGCGGACGGTGGAGGACGCGCTGGGGATCAGCATCCCGGAGAACGCCAACTCCATCCGCAACATCATGCAGCTCACCCTGCAGGCCCATGACCACCTGGTGCATTTCTACCATCTGCACGCGCTGGACTGGGTGGACGTGATCAGCGCGCTCAAGGCCGATCCGAAAGCCACCTCCGAACTGGCGCAGAGCATTTCACCCTGGGCCAAGTCTTCGCCGGGCTATTTCCACGACATCGCCAGCCGGCTGAAGAAGTTCGTCGAGAGCGGCCAGCTCGGTCCGTTCGGCAACGGCTACTGGGGCAATCCGGCCTACCGTTTGCCGCCGGAAGCCAACCTGATGGCGGTGGCGCACTATCTCGAGGCACTGGATTTCCAGAAGGAAATCGTCAAGATCCACACCGTCTACGGCGGCAAGAACCCGCATCCGAACTGGCTGGTCGGCGGCGTGCCCTGCGCCATCAACGTCGACGGCGTGGGCGCGGTGGGCGCGGTCAACATGGAACGCCTCAACCTGGTGTCCTCCATCATCGACCAGACCATTGAGTTCATCGAGCAGGTCTACCTGCCCGACCTCCAAGCGATCGCGAGCTTCTACAAGGACTGGCTGTACGGCGGCGGGCTCTCGGCCACCAACGTGCTGTCCTACGGCGACATTCCGGAAAAGGCCAACGACCGCTCGGTGAACAACCTGCTGCTGCCGCACGGCGCCATCATCAACGGCAACCTGAAGGAAGTCCACGAGGTCGACCTGAAGGACCCGGAGCAGATCCAGGAGTTCGTCACCCATTCCTGGTACAAGTACGACGACGAGGACCGCGGCCTGCATCCGTTCGATGGCGTCACCCAGCCGAATTTCGCGCTGGGACGCAACACCAAGGGCACCCGCACCAACATCGAGAACCTGGACGAAAGCGCCAAGTACTCCTGGATCAAGGCGCCGCGCTGGCGCGGCCACGCCATGGAAGTCGGCCCGCTGGCCCGCTACATCGTCGGCTATGCCAAGGGCATCCCGGAAATCAAGGAGCCGGTGGACAAGCTGCTCACCGATCTCGGCCTGCCGCTGACCGCGCTGTTCTCCACGCTGGGCCGCACCGCCGCCCGCGGCCTGGAAGCCCAGTACTGCGCGCATCTGATGCGGCATTTCCAGGACAAACTGGTGAACAACATCAAG encodes the following:
- a CDS encoding nickel-dependent hydrogenase large subunit; this encodes MTVTQTPNGFTLNDSGKRIVVDPVTRIEGHMRCEVNVDEHNVISNAVSSGTMWRGLEVILKGRDPRDAWAFTERICGVCTGTHALTSVRTVEDALGISIPENANSIRNIMQLTLQAHDHLVHFYHLHALDWVDVISALKADPKATSELAQSISPWAKSSPGYFHDIASRLKKFVESGQLGPFGNGYWGNPAYRLPPEANLMAVAHYLEALDFQKEIVKIHTVYGGKNPHPNWLVGGVPCAINVDGVGAVGAVNMERLNLVSSIIDQTIEFIEQVYLPDLQAIASFYKDWLYGGGLSATNVLSYGDIPEKANDRSVNNLLLPHGAIINGNLKEVHEVDLKDPEQIQEFVTHSWYKYDDEDRGLHPFDGVTQPNFALGRNTKGTRTNIENLDESAKYSWIKAPRWRGHAMEVGPLARYIVGYAKGIPEIKEPVDKLLTDLGLPLTALFSTLGRTAARGLEAQYCAHLMRHFQDKLVNNIKAGDLATANTAKWEPDTWPKEAMGAGTTEAPRGALGHWIKIKDGKIDNYQCIVPTTWNGSPRDPKGNIGAFEASLMNTKVENPDQPLEILRTLHSFDPCLACSTHVMDKDGREVTRIKVR